In a single window of the Candidatus Eisenbacteria bacterium genome:
- a CDS encoding DinB family protein: MNQRSVGSARASRRVLALELDGANLPALLDELDIALQELVAPFDKERWSQSPSGKWSPGQHVEHVGHVLAIGADALERAAEELLRGDLPSRPWRDPFQALFVRAVTRRFLKGGKAPSGAVPGATPDRERAIARLAQGLLRHRTLADRLTPEQRDRLWIWNPYAPRLRWHYTFPEIVRVQTTHAHHHRDRALAAG, from the coding sequence GTGAATCAGCGTTCGGTCGGCTCGGCGCGGGCATCCCGAAGGGTGCTCGCGCTCGAGCTGGACGGCGCGAATCTTCCCGCGTTGCTCGACGAGCTCGACATCGCCCTCCAGGAGCTCGTCGCCCCTTTCGACAAAGAGCGCTGGTCGCAGTCGCCGTCCGGCAAGTGGAGCCCCGGGCAGCACGTCGAGCACGTCGGACACGTCCTGGCCATCGGCGCCGACGCGCTCGAGCGTGCCGCGGAAGAGCTGCTGCGAGGCGACCTGCCGTCGAGGCCGTGGCGCGATCCATTTCAGGCGCTGTTCGTGCGCGCGGTGACGCGCCGCTTCCTGAAAGGCGGCAAAGCGCCATCGGGAGCGGTGCCCGGCGCGACTCCCGATCGCGAGCGCGCCATCGCCCGGCTCGCGCAAGGGCTGCTGAGGCATCGCACGCTCGCGGACCGTCTCACGCCCGAGCAGCGCGACCGCCTGTGGATCTGGAACCCCTACGCGCCGCGACTTCGCTGGCATTACACCTTTCCCGAGATCGTTCGCGTCCAGACCACGCACGCGCACCATCACCGCGACAGGGCCCTGGCTGCCGGGTAG
- a CDS encoding TCR/Tet family MFS transporter has product MTRRAPGKNAIAFVAITVLLDVMGFGIIMPLLPRLLVELTGDSLSGAAIDGGWLLLVYAFTQFLCAPVLGNLSDRFGRRVVLLFSVGALGIDFLVMGFAPTFAWLFAGRLIAGMAGASFTPAYAYVADVTPPEKRAQNFGIVSAAFGIGFILGPAIGGLLGGLGPRAPFFVAAGISLCNWIYGFFFLPESLPQHKRRPFDWRRANPLGTLLQMRRHPVVLGLLGSLFLWLVAQQVMPSTWAFYTKFRFGWSEAMIGASLAFAGVVMATSQATLLRLLVPRLGERRTVLTGMTLTMIGNVGYATATAGWMMFAWLGTWFFGSMVMPSANALMSHRIAPDAQGELQGAVASLFSLSAIVGPPLLTQLFGRFSAPDAPLHLPGAAFVAAALLIVSSGLTFWAATRETRSEAGSATTATASTEG; this is encoded by the coding sequence ATGACGCGCCGCGCTCCCGGGAAGAACGCGATCGCCTTCGTGGCCATCACCGTTCTGCTCGACGTCATGGGCTTCGGGATCATCATGCCGCTCCTGCCGCGGCTGCTGGTCGAGCTGACCGGCGACAGCCTGAGCGGCGCGGCGATCGATGGCGGCTGGCTGCTCCTGGTCTACGCCTTCACTCAGTTCCTGTGCGCCCCGGTGCTCGGCAACCTGTCGGATCGCTTCGGCCGCCGCGTGGTGCTCCTCTTCTCGGTCGGCGCGCTGGGGATCGATTTCCTGGTGATGGGCTTCGCGCCGACCTTCGCGTGGCTCTTCGCCGGCCGCTTGATCGCCGGCATGGCCGGCGCTTCGTTCACGCCGGCCTACGCGTACGTCGCCGACGTCACGCCGCCGGAGAAACGGGCGCAGAACTTCGGCATCGTGAGCGCGGCCTTCGGAATCGGATTCATCCTGGGGCCCGCCATCGGCGGCCTGCTCGGCGGTCTGGGACCGCGCGCGCCGTTCTTCGTGGCGGCCGGCATCAGCCTCTGCAATTGGATCTACGGTTTCTTCTTCCTTCCCGAGTCGCTCCCGCAGCATAAGCGCCGGCCCTTCGACTGGCGCCGCGCCAATCCGCTCGGGACGCTGCTGCAGATGCGCCGCCATCCGGTGGTGCTCGGCCTGCTGGGTTCGCTCTTCCTGTGGCTCGTGGCCCAGCAGGTCATGCCTTCGACGTGGGCGTTCTACACCAAGTTCCGGTTCGGCTGGTCGGAGGCCATGATCGGCGCCTCGCTCGCGTTCGCCGGCGTCGTGATGGCGACGAGCCAGGCCACGCTGTTGCGCTTGCTCGTGCCGCGGTTGGGCGAGCGGCGCACGGTCCTCACCGGCATGACGCTGACGATGATCGGCAACGTCGGATACGCGACGGCCACCGCCGGATGGATGATGTTCGCCTGGCTCGGCACCTGGTTCTTCGGCTCGATGGTGATGCCGAGCGCCAATGCGCTCATGTCTCACCGCATCGCGCCCGATGCGCAAGGCGAGCTGCAAGGCGCGGTGGCCAGCCTCTTCTCGCTCAGCGCCATCGTCGGGCCACCGTTGCTGACCCAGCTCTTTGGTCGCTTCTCGGCGCCGGATGCTCCGCTGCACCTCCCCGGCGCGGCGTTCGTCGCCGCCGCGCTGCTGATCGTATCGAGCGGGCTCACGTTCTGGGCGGCGACGCGTGAGACGAGGAGCGAGGCGGGCTCGGCGACCACGGCCACGGCGAGCACGGAGGGCTAG